The proteins below are encoded in one region of Flavobacterium nackdongense:
- the rpsD gene encoding 30S ribosomal protein S4, whose product MARYTGPSTRIARKFGEAIFGDDKAFEKRNYPPGQHGMAKKRGKKSEYAVQLMEKQKAKYSYGILEKQFRNLFEKASATKGVTGEVLLQLCEARLDNVVFRMGIAPSRRGARQIVSHRHITVNGEVVNIPSYHLKPGDKVAVREKSKSLEAIERSLSNSSHVYEWITWNNDLKEGTFVSVPARLQIPENIKEQLIVELYNK is encoded by the coding sequence ATGGCAAGATATACTGGTCCAAGTACAAGAATCGCACGTAAATTCGGCGAAGCAATTTTCGGAGACGATAAAGCTTTCGAAAAAAGAAATTACCCTCCTGGACAACACGGGATGGCAAAAAAAAGAGGAAAAAAATCTGAGTACGCTGTTCAGTTAATGGAAAAGCAAAAAGCTAAATATTCTTATGGAATTTTAGAAAAACAATTCAGAAATTTATTCGAAAAAGCATCAGCTACTAAAGGAGTTACTGGTGAGGTTTTATTACAATTGTGTGAAGCACGATTAGACAACGTAGTTTTCAGAATGGGGATCGCTCCTTCTAGAAGAGGTGCACGTCAAATCGTATCTCACAGACACATTACTGTAAATGGTGAAGTAGTTAATATTCCTTCTTACCACCTTAAACCTGGTGATAAAGTTGCCGTTCGTGAAAAATCTAAATCATTAGAAGCTATCGAGCGTTCATTATCAAATTCAAGTCACGTTTATGAATGGATTACTTGGAATAACGATTTAAAAGAAGGTACTTTTGTTTCTGTACCAGCTAGACTTCAAATTCCAGAAAACATTAAAGAACAATTAATCGTAGAGTTGTACAACAAATAA
- a CDS encoding DNA-directed RNA polymerase subunit alpha, protein MAIFNFQKPDKVIMIDSTDFEGKFEFRPLEPGYGLTVGNALRRVLLSALEGYAITSVRIEGVDHEFSTISGVVEDVTEIILNLKQVRFKRQIEDTDNESVTISVTGKDQLTAGDFQKFISGFQVLNPELVICNLDPKIKLHFDLTIEKGRGYVPAEENKKQNAAIGTIFTDSIFTPVKNVKYAIENFRVEQKTDYEKLVFEIKTDGSINPKDALTEAAKVLIHHFMLFSDERITLEADEIAQTESYDEESLHMRQLLKTKLVDMDLSVRALNCLKAAEVDTLGDLVSFNKNDLMKFRNFGKKSLTELDELVAIKNLNFGMDLAKYKLDKE, encoded by the coding sequence ATGGCAATATTTAATTTTCAGAAGCCCGATAAAGTTATCATGATCGATTCAACCGATTTTGAAGGTAAATTCGAATTTAGACCTTTAGAACCTGGTTACGGATTGACAGTAGGTAACGCACTTAGAAGAGTTTTGCTTTCAGCATTAGAAGGTTATGCAATCACCTCGGTTCGCATCGAAGGTGTAGATCATGAGTTTTCTACTATCTCAGGAGTTGTTGAAGACGTTACCGAAATTATTCTAAATCTTAAACAAGTACGTTTCAAACGTCAGATTGAAGATACTGACAATGAGTCAGTGACTATTTCTGTAACTGGAAAAGATCAATTAACAGCTGGTGATTTTCAGAAATTTATTTCAGGTTTCCAAGTTTTGAACCCAGAACTGGTGATCTGTAATTTAGACCCAAAAATCAAACTACATTTCGACTTAACCATCGAAAAAGGTAGAGGATACGTTCCTGCTGAAGAGAACAAAAAACAAAATGCTGCAATTGGAACTATCTTTACTGACTCAATTTTTACTCCGGTAAAAAATGTTAAGTATGCTATCGAAAACTTCCGTGTAGAGCAAAAAACAGATTACGAAAAATTAGTTTTTGAAATCAAAACTGATGGTTCAATCAATCCAAAAGATGCCCTTACTGAAGCTGCCAAAGTTTTAATTCACCATTTCATGTTGTTTTCTGACGAAAGAATTACACTTGAGGCTGACGAAATTGCACAAACAGAATCCTATGACGAAGAGTCATTACATATGAGACAATTGCTTAAAACTAAGCTTGTAGATATGGACCTTTCTGTAAGAGCATTAAATTGCTTAAAAGCGGCAGAAGTTGATACACTTGGAGATTTAGTATCTTTCAATAAAAATGACCTAATGAAATTCCGTAATTTCGGTAAAAAATCTTTAACTGAACTAGACGAACTAGTAGCAATTAAAAATTTAAACTTCGGAATGGATTTAGCAAAATACAAATTAGATAAAGAGTAA
- the rplQ gene encoding 50S ribosomal protein L17 produces the protein MRHGKKFNHLSRQTAHRSSMLANMACSLIEHKRINTTVAKAKALKQFVEPLITKSKADTTHNRRIVFGYLRSKYAVTDLFRDVAAKVGDRPGGYTRIIKVGNRLGDNADMAMIELVDFNELYNGGKKEVKKAKSRRGGKAKKADEAVAETVAPVAEAPATETEAPAAADEAPKEAAE, from the coding sequence ATGAGACACGGAAAAAAATTCAATCACTTAAGCAGACAGACTGCACATAGAAGTTCTATGTTGGCTAATATGGCTTGTTCTCTTATCGAGCACAAACGTATTAACACTACTGTTGCTAAGGCCAAAGCGCTTAAACAATTCGTTGAGCCATTAATAACAAAATCGAAAGCAGACACGACTCATAACCGTCGTATCGTTTTCGGATACTTGCGTAGCAAATATGCCGTAACTGACTTGTTCAGAGACGTAGCTGCTAAAGTAGGTGACCGTCCAGGTGGATACACTCGTATCATTAAAGTTGGAAATCGTTTAGGAGATAATGCTGATATGGCAATGATCGAATTGGTAGATTTCAACGAACTTTACAACGGAGGTAAAAAAGAAGTTAAAAAAGCAAAAAGCCGTCGTGGTGGAAAAGCTAAGAAAGCAGATGAAGCTGTTGCAGAGACAGTGGCTCCAGTTGCAGAAGCTCCAGCTACAGAAACAGAAGCTCCGGCTGCTGCTGATGAAGCTCCAAAAGAGGCTGCCGAATAA
- the carA gene encoding glutamine-hydrolyzing carbamoyl-phosphate synthase small subunit: MKYTTRKSAILLLSDGTIFHGKSIGISGTTFGEVCFNTGMTGYQEIFTDPSYFGQIMVATNAHIGNYGVNDKEIESDSIKIAGLVCKNFSFNYSRDDATGSLEEYFKKQNLICISDVDTRGLVSYIRDHGAMNSVICTDDTPIEELKAALANVPDMKGLELASKVSTKEPYFFGEENATYKIAALDLGIKTNILRNLAKRDCYIKVFPYDAKYSDLASFNPDGYFLSNGPGDPDPLFSAIAVAKEILANDKPLFGICLGHQVIALANGISTYKMFNGHRGINHPVKNILTGKGEITSQNHGFAVNKEELDNHPDMEITHLHLNDGTVAGMRMKNKNCFSVQYHPEASPGPHDSSYLFDQFVENLKN, translated from the coding sequence ATGAAATACACAACACGAAAAAGCGCCATTCTATTATTAAGTGACGGAACCATTTTTCACGGAAAATCTATCGGAATTTCTGGGACAACTTTTGGCGAAGTTTGTTTTAATACCGGAATGACAGGCTACCAAGAAATCTTCACCGATCCTTCATACTTTGGACAAATAATGGTGGCAACCAATGCCCACATCGGAAACTATGGCGTAAACGATAAAGAAATTGAATCGGATAGCATTAAAATTGCCGGATTGGTTTGCAAAAATTTCAGTTTCAATTATTCTCGTGATGATGCTACAGGGAGTTTGGAAGAGTATTTCAAAAAACAAAACCTAATCTGCATTTCTGATGTTGATACCCGAGGTTTGGTAAGTTACATTCGTGACCACGGAGCAATGAACTCGGTTATTTGTACTGACGACACTCCCATCGAAGAACTAAAAGCAGCTTTGGCAAATGTTCCTGATATGAAAGGTTTGGAATTGGCTTCTAAAGTTTCAACCAAAGAACCTTACTTTTTTGGTGAGGAAAATGCAACTTATAAAATTGCAGCCTTAGATTTAGGTATCAAAACCAATATTCTTCGTAACCTTGCCAAAAGAGATTGCTACATCAAAGTGTTTCCTTATGATGCAAAATATTCAGACTTGGCCTCTTTCAATCCAGACGGTTATTTCTTGTCGAATGGACCTGGTGATCCAGATCCGCTTTTTAGCGCCATTGCGGTCGCAAAAGAAATTTTAGCCAATGACAAACCGCTATTTGGAATTTGTTTAGGGCATCAGGTTATTGCTTTGGCCAACGGAATTTCGACCTATAAAATGTTCAATGGCCACCGAGGAATCAATCATCCTGTAAAAAACATCCTAACCGGAAAAGGAGAAATCACTTCGCAGAACCACGGTTTTGCTGTGAATAAAGAAGAATTAGACAATCATCCAGATATGGAAATTACACATTTGCATCTCAATGATGGAACTGTTGCGGGAATGAGGATGAAAAACAAAAATTGTTTCTCAGTTCAATACCATCCAGAAGCCAGCCCAGGTCCTCACGATTCTTCTTATTTGTTTGATCAATTTGTGGAAAATTTAAAAAACTAG
- a CDS encoding carboxypeptidase-like regulatory domain-containing protein, with translation MKEKLLLTFFLFSISGCFAQTQKLKKGKVLNENFPLQGIEVLNLNSKKTTKTDTNGEFSIAIEAKDSLMFISKNYHYKKICINKEDVNNNNLVINLTLKPEELEEVVVIKKKALPMIKFDKNIANQLTLEKAARNPKPYGVYDGTIENGIGVAIPLGGSRKKIHQIDFKELVKENTDEKYYAEILKLKPEEIGLFIEFCDADPNSKEVLKNTNPLKLMNFLLEKNREFKKLPSH, from the coding sequence ATGAAAGAAAAACTACTATTAACATTTTTCCTATTTTCTATCAGTGGTTGCTTTGCTCAAACCCAAAAACTAAAAAAAGGCAAAGTCCTAAATGAAAACTTCCCGCTTCAAGGCATTGAAGTCCTAAATTTAAATTCAAAAAAAACCACCAAAACCGATACAAATGGAGAGTTCAGCATTGCAATTGAAGCTAAAGACTCCCTGATGTTTATTTCAAAAAATTATCATTACAAAAAAATCTGCATAAACAAAGAAGATGTAAACAATAACAATCTAGTAATTAACCTGACACTGAAACCAGAAGAATTGGAGGAAGTAGTTGTGATTAAGAAAAAAGCTCTTCCGATGATCAAGTTTGATAAAAATATCGCAAACCAATTAACATTGGAAAAAGCAGCTCGAAACCCAAAACCATACGGCGTTTATGACGGAACAATAGAAAATGGCATAGGCGTAGCAATTCCCCTTGGAGGTAGCAGAAAAAAAATACATCAAATTGATTTTAAAGAACTGGTCAAAGAGAATACCGACGAAAAATATTATGCCGAAATACTGAAATTAAAACCCGAAGAAATTGGTCTTTTTATTGAATTTTGCGATGCCGACCCCAATTCAAAAGAAGTTTTAAAAAATACTAATCCATTGAAACTAATGAATTTTCTACTAGAAAAAAACCGCGAATTCAAAAAGTTACCATCACACTAA
- a CDS encoding peptidylprolyl isomerase, which translates to MKFINNTIALTFFVVLFSGGMAMAQEIIKENTADTIKKENAVKKQKIDGVIAKVGDYIILDSDIDKSYLEISSQGGSIKDITRCQILGKIMEDKLYAHQAVIDSVKVTDSEVKQMMDERLNYMVEQIGSMDKVVKYYKKSSEEEFRTYFFDVLKEQKLTSEMQKKIIDGVEITPEEVRNFFKRIPAADLPVFGAEMEVAQIVVTPKVSDVEKQKVIDKLKEFKKEVLAGESSFATKAVLYSQDPGSRATGGYYKMNRKTQFVKEFKEVAFSLQQGEISEPFETDFGYHIIYVEKIKGQDVELRHILLIPAVTADDLKAAKEKITLIRKRITDKEITFDQAAKTMSDEKETRTNGGALINPKTQDTRFELTKMDPTLYSQVSNLKDNDISMPLLDEDQSGKKKYKLITVTNRINEHTADYAKDYIKIKELALKEKQIKAIGKWFDDKIKDTYIKINGEYRECTFTNNWLKK; encoded by the coding sequence ATGAAATTCATTAATAATACAATTGCCCTTACTTTTTTTGTTGTTCTATTTTCTGGCGGAATGGCTATGGCTCAAGAGATTATCAAAGAAAATACTGCTGACACCATCAAGAAAGAGAATGCTGTTAAAAAACAAAAAATCGATGGCGTAATAGCAAAGGTGGGCGATTACATTATTTTGGATTCTGATATTGACAAATCCTATTTGGAAATTTCTAGTCAAGGCGGGTCGATCAAGGATATCACTCGTTGCCAGATTTTAGGCAAAATAATGGAAGACAAATTGTATGCACATCAAGCTGTGATCGATAGTGTTAAGGTTACGGATTCCGAGGTGAAACAAATGATGGACGAAAGACTCAACTATATGGTAGAGCAAATTGGTTCTATGGACAAGGTGGTGAAGTACTACAAAAAAAGTTCTGAAGAAGAATTTCGTACCTATTTCTTTGATGTTTTGAAAGAACAAAAATTGACTTCTGAAATGCAAAAGAAAATCATAGATGGAGTTGAAATTACCCCAGAAGAAGTTCGTAATTTTTTCAAAAGAATTCCTGCAGCGGATTTACCTGTTTTTGGTGCCGAGATGGAAGTGGCACAAATTGTTGTAACCCCAAAAGTATCGGATGTTGAAAAGCAGAAAGTAATTGATAAACTGAAAGAATTCAAAAAGGAAGTGTTAGCAGGAGAATCAAGTTTCGCTACCAAAGCGGTTTTGTATTCTCAGGATCCCGGTTCAAGGGCAACAGGTGGGTATTATAAAATGAATAGAAAAACACAATTTGTCAAGGAATTCAAGGAAGTAGCATTTAGTCTTCAACAAGGAGAAATTTCAGAGCCCTTTGAAACAGATTTTGGCTATCACATTATTTATGTCGAAAAAATTAAAGGACAAGATGTAGAATTGCGCCATATTTTATTAATTCCAGCGGTAACTGCAGATGATTTAAAAGCAGCCAAAGAAAAAATCACTTTAATCAGAAAACGAATTACAGACAAAGAAATTACTTTTGACCAAGCGGCTAAAACAATGTCTGACGAAAAAGAAACTAGGACTAATGGAGGAGCATTGATTAATCCGAAAACGCAAGATACTCGTTTCGAATTGACCAAAATGGATCCTACCTTGTACAGTCAGGTATCCAATTTAAAAGACAATGATATTTCAATGCCTTTGTTGGATGAAGATCAGTCGGGTAAGAAAAAATACAAGTTGATCACAGTTACCAATAGAATTAATGAGCACACGGCAGATTATGCTAAAGATTATATCAAAATCAAAGAGTTGGCTTTGAAAGAAAAACAAATCAAGGCTATAGGAAAATGGTTTGATGATAAAATCAAAGACACTTATATCAAAATCAATGGCGAATACAGAGAGTGTACTTTTACCAATAATTGGCTTAAGAAATAG
- a CDS encoding AAA family ATPase: protein MSDVAAIHNLVQKRNDLKAEIAKIIVGQDDVVDQILLCIFSGGHALLVGVPGLAKTLMVNTLAQALGLDFKRIQFTPDLMPSDILGSEILDENRQFKFIKGPIFSNIILADEINRTPPKTQAALLEAMQERSVTIAGQNYKLALPYFVLATQNPIEQEGTYPLPEAQLDRFMFAIKLDYPSFEEEVQVVKRTTSDSNSTVNSLFSAQEIIDFQHLIRRIPVADNVIEYAVTLVSKTRPDNILSNEYVKNYLDWGAGPRASQNLILAAKANAAFNGKFSPDIEDVKAVATGILRHRIIKNYKADAEGITEEMIIDKLL from the coding sequence ATGTCCGACGTAGCAGCAATACATAATCTGGTTCAAAAAAGGAACGATTTAAAGGCCGAAATCGCAAAGATTATTGTGGGTCAAGATGATGTGGTTGATCAAATTTTACTTTGTATATTTTCAGGCGGTCACGCACTTTTAGTTGGAGTTCCAGGTTTGGCAAAAACATTAATGGTTAATACTTTGGCTCAAGCATTAGGTTTGGATTTCAAACGGATACAATTCACACCTGATTTAATGCCTTCGGATATTTTAGGAAGTGAAATATTGGATGAAAATCGTCAATTCAAATTCATTAAAGGGCCTATTTTTTCGAATATTATTCTGGCTGACGAAATCAACAGAACACCACCAAAAACACAAGCTGCTTTACTTGAAGCGATGCAAGAGCGTTCCGTTACTATTGCGGGTCAAAACTATAAATTAGCTTTGCCTTATTTTGTGTTGGCAACCCAAAATCCAATTGAACAGGAAGGAACTTATCCTTTGCCCGAAGCGCAATTAGATCGTTTTATGTTTGCTATTAAACTTGATTATCCATCCTTTGAAGAGGAAGTTCAAGTGGTCAAACGTACTACATCTGATTCTAATTCGACCGTAAATTCATTGTTTTCTGCTCAAGAAATTATCGATTTTCAACATTTGATTCGCCGAATTCCGGTTGCCGATAATGTGATTGAATATGCGGTAACCTTAGTGAGCAAAACACGTCCGGATAATATTTTGTCTAATGAATATGTCAAAAATTATCTTGATTGGGGCGCAGGGCCACGAGCTTCGCAAAATTTAATTTTGGCGGCCAAAGCCAATGCCGCTTTCAACGGAAAGTTTTCTCCCGATATCGAAGATGTAAAAGCGGTAGCCACAGGAATTCTCCGTCACCGAATCATCAAGAACTACAAAGCCGATGCTGAGGGAATTACCGAAGAAATGATTATTGATAAACTGTTGTAG
- a CDS encoding bifunctional aconitate hydratase 2/2-methylisocitrate dehydratase, which produces METYSDYIQEIEERKSQGLHPKPIDGAELLSEIIAQIKDVHNENRADSLNFFIYNTIPGTTSAAGEKAKFLKEIILGESVVNEITPTFAFELLSHMKGGPSIKVLLDLALGNDAAIANEAAKVLKTQVYLYEADTERLVQAFESGNEVAKEILESYAKAEFFTKLPAVPNEIKVVTYIAGEGDISTDLLSPGNQAHSRSDRELHGKCMISPKAQDEIKALQAQHPDKSVMLIAEKGTMGVGSSRMSGVNNVALWTGKQASPYVPFVNFAPIVAGTNGISPIFLTTVDVTGGIGLDLKNWVKKLDENGNLIRNESGDPILEEAYSVATGTVLTINIKEKKLYNGDKELIDISKAFTPQKMEFIKAGGSYAIVFGKKLQTFAAKTLGIEAPLVYAPSKEISHEGQGLTAVEKIFNNNAVGTTPGKVLHAGSDVRVTVNIVGSQDTTGLMTAQELESMAATIISPIVDGAYQSGCHTASVWDKKAQANIPKLMQFMNDFGLITARDPKGVYHAMTDVIHKVLNDITVDEWSIIIGGDSHTRMSKGVAFGADSGTVALALATGEASMPIPESVKVTFKGEMKTYMDFRDVVHATQSQMLKQFGGENVFQGKIIEVHLGTLTADQAFTFTDWTAEMKAKASICISEDDTLIESLEISKSRIQIMIDKGMDNHIHVLKGLVAIANKRIAEIKSGEKPALTPDANAKYYAEVVVDLDQIAEPMIADPDVNNADVSKRYTHDTIRPLSFYGGTKTVDLGFIGSCMVHKGDMKILAQMLKNIEAQNGKVEFKAPLVVAPPTYNIVDELKAEGDWAVLQKYSGFEFDDNNPKAVARTEYEKMLYLERPGCNLCMGNQEKASKGDTVMATSTRLFQGRVVEDKEGKKGESLLSSTPVVVLSTVLGRTPSIEEYVAAVKGINLTKFAPPHKLLAK; this is translated from the coding sequence ATGGAAACTTACAGCGATTACATTCAGGAAATCGAAGAAAGAAAAAGTCAAGGTCTTCATCCAAAACCAATTGACGGAGCAGAATTGCTTAGCGAAATCATAGCGCAAATAAAAGACGTACATAATGAAAATAGAGCGGATTCTCTGAATTTCTTTATTTACAATACCATTCCGGGAACCACAAGCGCTGCTGGAGAAAAAGCGAAGTTTTTGAAGGAAATTATTCTTGGTGAATCTGTAGTAAATGAAATTACACCAACATTTGCATTTGAACTTTTGTCACACATGAAAGGCGGTCCTTCGATCAAAGTACTGCTTGACTTGGCTTTAGGTAATGATGCTGCGATTGCAAATGAAGCTGCAAAAGTACTCAAAACACAAGTTTATCTTTACGAAGCAGATACCGAGCGTTTGGTTCAAGCGTTCGAAAGTGGAAACGAAGTTGCTAAGGAAATTTTAGAAAGTTATGCCAAAGCAGAATTTTTTACAAAATTGCCAGCGGTCCCAAATGAAATTAAAGTAGTGACTTATATTGCAGGCGAAGGAGATATTTCAACCGATTTGTTGTCCCCAGGAAACCAAGCGCACTCTAGATCAGATCGTGAACTTCACGGTAAATGTATGATTTCGCCTAAAGCGCAAGACGAAATTAAGGCATTGCAAGCACAACATCCCGACAAAAGTGTGATGTTAATCGCCGAAAAAGGAACTATGGGTGTGGGTTCATCCAGAATGTCAGGTGTCAATAACGTGGCGCTTTGGACAGGCAAGCAAGCAAGTCCTTACGTACCATTTGTGAATTTTGCGCCAATTGTAGCAGGTACCAATGGCATTTCTCCAATTTTCTTGACCACTGTTGATGTGACAGGAGGTATTGGTCTTGACCTTAAAAACTGGGTTAAAAAATTGGATGAAAATGGCAATCTAATTCGCAACGAAAGTGGCGATCCTATTCTTGAAGAAGCCTATTCTGTGGCGACTGGAACTGTGTTGACCATTAATATTAAAGAAAAGAAATTGTATAATGGCGACAAAGAACTAATCGATATTTCGAAAGCTTTTACGCCTCAGAAAATGGAATTCATCAAGGCTGGTGGTTCGTACGCGATTGTATTTGGTAAAAAATTACAAACATTTGCAGCTAAAACTTTAGGCATCGAAGCACCTCTTGTGTATGCTCCATCAAAAGAGATTTCTCATGAAGGACAAGGCCTAACAGCGGTAGAGAAAATATTCAATAATAATGCAGTTGGTACCACGCCTGGTAAAGTTTTACACGCCGGTTCCGACGTCCGTGTAACTGTAAATATCGTAGGTTCGCAAGATACTACAGGTTTGATGACAGCTCAAGAATTAGAGTCAATGGCTGCGACAATAATTTCGCCAATCGTTGACGGTGCATACCAATCCGGTTGTCACACCGCTTCGGTTTGGGATAAAAAAGCGCAGGCCAATATTCCAAAATTGATGCAATTTATGAACGATTTCGGATTAATCACGGCTCGTGACCCGAAAGGAGTTTACCACGCAATGACCGATGTGATTCATAAAGTCTTGAATGATATTACGGTAGATGAGTGGTCTATCATTATTGGTGGTGACTCGCATACTAGAATGTCAAAAGGGGTTGCTTTTGGTGCAGACTCTGGAACAGTAGCTCTTGCATTAGCAACGGGTGAGGCTTCCATGCCTATTCCGGAATCAGTAAAAGTAACTTTCAAAGGCGAAATGAAAACCTATATGGATTTTCGTGATGTAGTTCACGCGACTCAATCACAAATGCTAAAACAGTTTGGTGGCGAAAACGTATTTCAAGGGAAAATTATCGAGGTACATCTCGGTACGCTTACTGCCGACCAAGCGTTTACCTTTACAGATTGGACTGCCGAAATGAAAGCAAAAGCTTCTATTTGTATTTCTGAAGACGATACTTTAATAGAATCATTGGAGATTTCTAAGTCAAGAATTCAAATTATGATTGATAAAGGGATGGACAATCACATCCACGTTCTCAAAGGATTAGTCGCTATTGCCAATAAAAGAATTGCAGAGATTAAATCGGGTGAAAAACCAGCTTTGACGCCAGACGCAAATGCAAAATACTACGCTGAAGTTGTAGTCGATTTGGATCAAATTGCAGAGCCAATGATTGCAGATCCAGATGTGAATAATGCGGATGTTTCCAAGCGATATACGCACGATACCATCAGACCACTATCTTTCTATGGCGGTACGAAAACAGTAGATCTTGGATTTATTGGTTCTTGTATGGTGCACAAAGGCGATATGAAAATTCTTGCCCAAATGCTTAAAAATATTGAAGCTCAAAATGGTAAAGTGGAATTCAAAGCACCTCTTGTTGTTGCTCCACCAACGTATAACATTGTTGATGAATTGAAGGCAGAAGGCGATTGGGCAGTTTTACAAAAATACTCCGGTTTCGAATTCGATGACAATAATCCTAAAGCTGTGGCACGTACAGAATACGAAAAAATGCTTTATTTAGAGCGTCCAGGTTGTAATCTTTGTATGGGTAATCAGGAGAAAGCGTCCAAAGGTGACACGGTGATGGCAACGTCTACGCGCCTTTTTCAAGGAAGGGTTGTTGAAGATAAAGAGGGTAAAAAAGGTGAGTCTTTACTTTCCTCTACACCAGTTGTGGTCTTATCCACAGTGCTCGGAAGAACCCCGTCTATCGAAGAATATGTGGCTGCTGTCAAAGGGATTAATCTAACCAAGTTTGCACCACCTCATAAACTTTTAGCTAAATAA